The genomic window TGAGAGTTTGGAACTGTAAACAGTGGCACTGTGCGTGAACGGAGGTGCAGCTGTGCACAGTGATGTACAGAATTCATGGGATCTAAGAGAGATTATCACTTGTGCAAAAGTGCATAGATAGGTGTAGAAATAGTGAGGTAACAAATGAGTGGTTACAATCAATGTCCTACTTTCTTCAGTTTGACCACTGAGATATGTTAATTTATGGCTGTTCCATAAAAATACCACTTATCACCACAGTCCCCCGGTGACCCATTGTTACGACTCACACTGTGTCTCTGAGTGCCTGCTGTCTAACGTTCTATTCCCTGATCACAGTACTACATAATGATTGCAGCATTATACAGTATGCATCTGAGTGCTGGGTCCACCCAGAGAAATAGACCTGGGTCGCATGACTATCCAGATAGAGCCCTTTCTAATTTCCCCTGAGGGTTAACAAATGAGAGGCTCGATTATGGAACAAACTGCACGCCACTGACACTATGATGCATATTGTTTTGAATGAAAATATATCCAGaagcattttatttcataaacatGTAGCCCTATTTATCTCATCTCCTCATTAGTACTGACTTCTTAAAGGCACATTACAACTGCAACTTGGATTTGATTTCAAGTTGTGCTTCCCCAATGCTCGACCAGCTGTGTAGAATGCAGCTATGATACAGCGTAACGTAACACACGTCCTGACACGACATGCCAATACCATTTGCTGCTACAGTGTATTTTACAATATTGACAATACTAATGATTATCCATACCtgcagtaggggtccttaggcaagttgctttggataaaaatactaaatctaaatctaataaTTGGAACAAGAGCTTATTCAACTACATTAACACATCATGTCAttagacaaacaaaatgtaaatataaaataacaattattattattattatataagaaTATGAAATCAGCAAATTTAGTTAcgacagctgctgctgctgctaagaAGCTAATAGATTCAGAGACTCCAGGCTCCATTACTCTTTCAATGCAGTCTCCATCCACTGTAGCCAAAGTAACAACCGCAGCAGACATCTGCAAACTATTAAGCAGTTGAATGTCCATTGGAAACAAGTACTCACCTGTTCTCCTGCAGTTTGTCTGCATAGGCTGTCGAAACGCAGCTTTTTCTACTGCTCTATCTCTGCCACACACCATTAAGAACACTCCATGTGCTGATTAGCTATAATTACGTACCCCAACCCACATTCTTCTTTCCCCATTTACTGAGCCAGGCCTGTACTGTATAAAGCTCTCTGAGGTTGTCTGAGCACAATTAATAGATCAACCACAGGTTTGATAAATCGAATCATTGAGCCATTTGTTTCAGGTTAAAGATCAAATAAAGTGATCAGGTTAAACTTAACTGTTCATTTGGCTGCTCATATTTCAGATGATTATTGTACATTCATATTTCCCTCTCTCATTTCTACCTTGCTGTCTCTGCCCCTTCTTTAATGTCGATAAGAAAAGCGTAAAAAGGTCATGGATCAAACCTTAGTGCTAATGCCTTTAGCTCTGATGACAGCAGATGAAGTGGACGAACGTCTCGTCAGATCTTTACAATGCATATGGTCCTGGGGGAATCGCTAACTATAAGAGTAAGATTCAGTCCTCTGGGCCAAATCCAACAAACATTGCTTAAAAACTAAGGAAAGCTCAGAAGATGCATTACCCCAGGAGGCTGCCTCAGGAGCTTGTTAGATAAGATAAAAgtttaatcatttcaaataGATAGCAAAAGATATCAGATGAGGCACACAGACATTAGTGTATTAAAGTGATCCGATTAACACCTTTTTGGTAAATTATATCAAGATTTTGATCTTTTCATATCACATCCTTTAACCCCTTTGCACTCTGAGTGTGTCAGAAGGGCCCTGTTCGATTGCTGATAAGGCTTACGAatattatcttttctttttttgtttcccacACAGGTTCCTATGTGTAACTCTATCATGGACCACATCATCTGCTGCCTGCTGGTCCTCGGAGCCACAGTGATGATCACCCATGCATGCCCCAAGTACTGTGTATGCCAGAATCTGTCTGAGTCCCTGGGGACATTGTGTCCTTCCAAAGGCCTTCTATTTGTGCCCCCCGACATTGACCGCAGCACAGTAGAGCTCCGGTTGGGAGGCAACTACATCCTCCGAATCACCCAACAGGACTTTGCCAATATGTCTGACCTGGTGGACCTGACCCTGTCGAGAAACACCATCAGCTACATTCAGCCCTTTTCTTTTGGTGATCTGGAAACACTGCGATCACTTCATCTGGACAACAACCGCTTAACAGAGCTAGGCCCTGATGACTTGCGAGGCTTGGTCAACCTGCAGCATCTCATTGTTAACAACAACCAACTAGGACGCATCCACGACAAGGCTTTTGAAGACCTAGCTCCTGCCTTGGAGGACCTGGATCTCTCCTACAACAACCTGTTGTCTCTGCCCTGGGACTCAGTCCGCCAGATGATTAACCTGCATCAGCTAAGTCTGGACCACAACCTATTAGACTTCATTCCAGAGGGAACCTTTACTGACCTGGAAAGGCTTGCAAGACTGGATTTGACCTCAAACCGCTTGCAGAAGCTACCGCCAGACCCCATATTTGCCCGTGCCCAAGACTCGATCATTCCAACTACACCCTATGCTCCACAGCTGTCCCTAAGCTTAGGCGGGAACCCTTTGCACTGCAACTGTGAGATGCTGTGGCTGCGGAGGCTTGAGAGAGACGATGAGCTGGAGACCTGTGCCTCACCTCCTGCTCTGAAGGGTCGTTACTTTTGGAATGTAAAGGAGGAGGAGTTTGTGTGCCAACCACCTCTCATTACCCAGCACACCCACAGGATGCTGGTTTTGGAAGGTCAGACAGCCAGCCTAAGGTGCGAAGCTACTGGAGACCCTCCTCCCACTATTCACTGGATCTCCCCAGATGATCGCCTGCTGGGCAACTCCTCTCGAACCTCAGTGTACAGCAATGGAACCCTGAGCATCACCATCACCACGTCCAAGGACTATGGCACCTTCACCTGCATAGCTGCTAATGTGGCTGGGGAGTCCACTGCTTCAGTGGAGGTTTCCATTGTCCAACTTCCCCACATCAGCAACGGCACTGGGCAACCAGCACAGCCTAAGTCGCGCCTCTCTGATATCACAGGCACCACCAGGATAAGCAAGGGGGCTCCCAAGAGCCAACCAGAGAGGGCTGTGTCTGTCTCCGAGGTAACAGCTGTTTCAGCGCTGGTCAAGTGGACAGTAAACAAGTCGGCTCCCAAGGTGAAGATGTACCAGCTCCAGTACAACTGCTCCAATGACGAGGT from Anabas testudineus chromosome 24, fAnaTes1.2, whole genome shotgun sequence includes these protein-coding regions:
- the lrfn2b gene encoding leucine-rich repeat and fibronectin type-III domain-containing protein 2, which gives rise to MCNSIMDHIICCLLVLGATVMITHACPKYCVCQNLSESLGTLCPSKGLLFVPPDIDRSTVELRLGGNYILRITQQDFANMSDLVDLTLSRNTISYIQPFSFGDLETLRSLHLDNNRLTELGPDDLRGLVNLQHLIVNNNQLGRIHDKAFEDLAPALEDLDLSYNNLLSLPWDSVRQMINLHQLSLDHNLLDFIPEGTFTDLERLARLDLTSNRLQKLPPDPIFARAQDSIIPTTPYAPQLSLSLGGNPLHCNCEMLWLRRLERDDELETCASPPALKGRYFWNVKEEEFVCQPPLITQHTHRMLVLEGQTASLRCEATGDPPPTIHWISPDDRLLGNSSRTSVYSNGTLSITITTSKDYGTFTCIAANVAGESTASVEVSIVQLPHISNGTGQPAQPKSRLSDITGTTRISKGAPKSQPERAVSVSEVTAVSALVKWTVNKSAPKVKMYQLQYNCSNDEVLIYRMIPASSKAFLVTNLVSGTRYDLCVLAAWDDTATTLTATNVVGCTHFFTQDDYPQCQSLPSQLLGGTMILVVGGIIVATLLVFIVILMVRYKAADNEPPVGKLTSVSDTHSQTNGGRMGQNGLLMPQSQPQPQLQSEPKVKAKVTLQDEVVEFKCGSLQSSLTSSSSSSGSGGGTYSPNSTLASIWRSAQSKPRSNLDHLLGAFTSLELRGAHGRDPGPSSSTTTTAAKPHTDKEPLLGRTLDSSLSRLLMLPLDSKPRRSQSFDMGDVTGAGGAQLCNKPRRISSIWTKRSLSVNGMLLQCEEEGDTGGSKGTIDSADWVMESTV